In Bacteroidota bacterium, a single window of DNA contains:
- the dnaJ gene encoding molecular chaperone DnaJ produces MATKRDFYEVLGVPRTASQDEIKKAYRKLALQYHPDRNPNNKEAEEKFKEAAEAYEALSDPAKRQRFDQYGHEGMRGTDFRGSADINDIFSNFGDIFGGSIFDDVFTGGRQQRRRTTGQAGSDLKVQLKLTLEEIATGVEKKIKIKKWKTCQTCSGSGAKPGSSKTTCPQCNGTGELRQVSRSMFGQFVNITTCLNCDGEGQIVRDRCTACDGEGREQGESTIKVNVPAGVSEGNYISMQGQGNAGRRGGPPGDVIVEFHEVRHEHFVRNGDDIIYNALISFPHAATGGDIEVPTLTGRSRVKIDPGTMPGKMLRMKEKGIPHLNSFGRGDQLIRIQVWVPAKLNAREKELLRELSSSEHIVPTEDEKNANKSFFEKVRNTFS; encoded by the coding sequence AAAGCGTACCGCAAGCTTGCGCTGCAGTACCATCCGGACCGGAACCCGAACAACAAGGAAGCCGAAGAGAAATTCAAGGAGGCCGCCGAGGCGTACGAAGCTCTCAGCGACCCGGCCAAGCGCCAGCGCTTTGACCAGTACGGGCACGAAGGAATGCGCGGCACCGACTTCAGGGGCTCGGCCGACATCAACGACATCTTCTCGAACTTCGGGGATATTTTCGGCGGCTCGATTTTCGACGACGTGTTCACCGGCGGCAGGCAGCAGCGCCGCCGGACGACCGGCCAGGCCGGCTCCGACCTCAAAGTGCAGCTGAAGCTGACCCTTGAAGAGATCGCGACGGGGGTCGAGAAGAAGATCAAGATCAAAAAATGGAAGACCTGCCAGACGTGTTCCGGCAGCGGCGCAAAGCCGGGCTCGTCGAAAACGACCTGCCCGCAGTGCAACGGCACCGGAGAACTGCGCCAGGTTTCGCGTTCGATGTTCGGCCAATTCGTCAATATTACCACATGCCTGAACTGCGACGGCGAAGGACAGATCGTCCGCGACCGCTGCACGGCGTGCGACGGCGAGGGGCGCGAACAGGGAGAATCGACGATCAAAGTCAACGTTCCGGCCGGCGTGTCCGAGGGAAATTATATTTCGATGCAGGGACAGGGAAATGCCGGAAGGCGCGGGGGACCGCCGGGAGACGTCATCGTCGAGTTCCATGAGGTGCGCCACGAACACTTTGTACGGAACGGCGACGACATCATTTACAACGCCCTCATCAGCTTTCCGCACGCGGCGACTGGGGGCGATATCGAGGTGCCGACCCTCACCGGCCGCTCGCGGGTAAAGATCGACCCGGGAACGATGCCCGGCAAGATGCTGCGGATGAAAGAAAAAGGGATTCCGCACCTTAACAGTTTTGGACGGGGGGACCAATTGATCCGAATTCAAGTCTGGGTTCCTGCAAAGCTGAACGCACGGGAAAAAGAATTGCTGCGGGAGCTTTCGTCGAGCGAGCATATCGTGCCGACGGAAGATGAGAAGAACGCGAATAAGTCGTTCTTCGAAAAAGTACGGAATACTTTTTCTTGA
- a CDS encoding helix-hairpin-helix domain-containing protein: MKLLKRLQEFAAFTKNEQRIFFFLSVVFLVGVSVKAYKAYFSPEPVRQFDYSASDKEFEERSRYLTAAPPAADSGTIVAGRPDRKGKKKINLNTATKDELRSLPGIGDGIAEQILIYRDEHGGFSSVDQLRKIKGIGVKKLEKLRPRVVLK, encoded by the coding sequence ATGAAACTGCTGAAGCGTCTGCAGGAGTTTGCTGCTTTCACAAAGAACGAGCAGAGAATCTTTTTTTTTCTGTCGGTCGTCTTTCTTGTCGGAGTCTCGGTCAAGGCGTACAAAGCGTATTTCTCGCCGGAGCCGGTCCGTCAGTTCGACTATTCCGCTTCCGACAAGGAGTTTGAGGAGCGTTCGCGGTACCTGACGGCCGCGCCTCCGGCCGCAGATTCGGGAACGATCGTCGCCGGCAGGCCGGACAGGAAGGGCAAGAAGAAGATCAATCTTAACACCGCGACGAAAGACGAGCTCCGTTCGCTTCCCGGCATCGGCGACGGCATTGCAGAACAGATCTTGATCTATCGCGACGAACACGGCGGCTTCTCTTCCGTCGACCAGTTGAGAAAGATCAAAGGCATCGGAGTCAAGAAACTCGAAAAATTGCGCCCACGCGTGGTACTCAAATGA
- the rsmD gene encoding 16S rRNA (guanine(966)-N(2))-methyltransferase RsmD, with the protein MRVIAGKHKGRQLRTVADLSVRPATSRVKGSVFNILQNRVDWPLAQVLDLFAGSGSLGIEALSRGARRAVFVENSRRAVEYLRQNLAAIAASECEVIAADVFEYLARPRGQFDVVFADPPYEFEVLQRLPSMIFRSGVVSQDGYLIIEHPQELRFEESPLCAAADVRKYGRTVVTFFQSRLESRP; encoded by the coding sequence ATGCGTGTCATCGCCGGCAAGCACAAGGGAAGACAGCTCCGGACCGTCGCCGATCTGTCGGTCCGCCCCGCCACCAGCCGGGTGAAAGGCTCGGTCTTCAACATCCTGCAGAACAGGGTCGACTGGCCGCTCGCGCAGGTGCTCGACCTGTTTGCCGGAAGCGGAAGTTTGGGAATAGAGGCGCTGAGCCGCGGAGCGCGGCGGGCCGTGTTCGTGGAAAACTCGCGGCGCGCGGTCGAATACCTGAGACAGAACCTCGCGGCGATCGCGGCCTCGGAATGCGAAGTGATCGCAGCCGACGTGTTCGAGTACCTTGCCCGTCCGCGAGGCCAGTTCGATGTTGTTTTTGCCGACCCCCCTTACGAGTTTGAAGTCCTGCAGCGGCTGCCGTCGATGATTTTTCGGAGCGGGGTGGTCTCTCAGGATGGGTATCTGATCATCGAACACCCGCAGGAATTGCGTTTTGAAGAAAGTCCGTTATGTGCAGCGGCGGACGTGAGGAAATATGGGAGGACCGTGGTCACATTTTTCCAATCACGACTCGAAAGCCGGCCATGA
- the coaD gene encoding pantetheine-phosphate adenylyltransferase, with the protein MKIALYPGTFDPITNGHIDILERGMELFDKVIVTVANNSSKSPMFDERERVEMIEEVIRRNKYRNVAVEAFDGLLIDFARKKKAVALIRGLRAISDFEYEFQMALINRKQDNKIFTVFLMPHERYTYLNSSIVRELARLNGDYKSFVPPNVYARLQKKVKGF; encoded by the coding sequence ATGAAAATTGCATTGTATCCGGGGACGTTCGACCCGATCACCAACGGTCACATCGACATCCTCGAACGGGGAATGGAATTGTTCGACAAGGTGATCGTCACCGTCGCGAACAATTCCAGCAAATCTCCGATGTTCGACGAGCGCGAGCGGGTGGAGATGATCGAGGAGGTCATCAGGCGGAACAAATACCGGAACGTCGCCGTCGAAGCCTTCGACGGACTGCTCATTGACTTTGCCAGAAAGAAAAAAGCGGTCGCGCTGATCCGCGGCCTGCGGGCAATATCCGATTTCGAGTACGAGTTCCAAATGGCGCTTATCAACCGGAAACAGGACAACAAGATCTTCACCGTTTTTTTAATGCCGCACGAACGGTACACGTATCTTAACTCCAGTATCGTGCGGGAACTTGCGCGGCTGAACGGCGACTATAAGTCGTTCGTTCCGCCGAATGTCTATGCGCGGTTACAGAAAAAGGTCAAGGGATTCTAG
- a CDS encoding pyridoxal phosphate-dependent aminotransferase, with product MKSLSRQVAKAEPSMTLAMSAIAKKLKAEGVDVVTLTAGEPDFPTPFHIKRAAISAIENNYTGYTINAGIVELRKAIADKFKRDNNLSFDPSQILVSNGAKHSIYNALKAICNKGDEVIIPAPYWVTYPEMVKLVDAVPVIINTTEANDFKMTPVQLKRAITKKTKALLFCSPSNPTGTVYSQEEIEALAKVTAKADLYVISDEIYEKVIYDGAKHFSIGSIPDVRDHVITVNGVSKAFSMTGWRIGYLGAKKEIVDAAEKVQSQVTSNASSISQHAALAALTGSDDEVNSMASEFLRRRNFIYDAVTSIEGITCAKPKGAFYIFPNLSGFIGKKAKGKTLRSGDDIAQYLLDEERVVIVPGSGFGAKNYARISYACSMQELEKAAVRMTRGFKRLNGN from the coding sequence TTGAAATCGTTATCGAGACAAGTTGCGAAGGCCGAACCATCTATGACGCTGGCCATGTCGGCGATTGCCAAGAAATTGAAGGCCGAGGGGGTGGACGTCGTGACGCTGACGGCCGGCGAGCCGGACTTCCCGACCCCCTTCCACATCAAGAGAGCGGCGATCTCCGCCATCGAGAATAATTACACCGGCTACACGATCAACGCCGGCATCGTCGAGCTGCGGAAAGCGATCGCCGATAAGTTCAAGCGCGACAACAATCTCTCGTTCGATCCGTCGCAGATCCTCGTCTCCAACGGCGCCAAGCACTCCATCTACAACGCCCTGAAAGCGATCTGCAACAAGGGGGATGAGGTGATCATCCCGGCGCCGTACTGGGTGACCTATCCTGAAATGGTGAAGCTGGTCGACGCCGTGCCGGTCATCATCAACACAACGGAAGCGAACGATTTTAAGATGACGCCGGTGCAGTTGAAAAGGGCAATCACGAAGAAAACGAAAGCGCTTCTTTTCTGTTCCCCCTCGAACCCGACAGGGACAGTGTATTCGCAGGAAGAGATCGAGGCGCTGGCAAAAGTCACGGCAAAAGCCGACCTCTACGTGATCTCGGACGAGATCTACGAAAAGGTCATATACGACGGAGCGAAACACTTTAGCATCGGGTCGATTCCCGACGTGCGCGACCATGTCATCACGGTCAACGGCGTCTCAAAAGCCTTCTCGATGACCGGCTGGAGGATCGGCTACCTTGGAGCGAAGAAAGAGATCGTCGATGCGGCGGAGAAGGTGCAAAGCCAGGTGACCTCCAACGCTTCGTCGATTTCGCAGCACGCCGCTCTCGCAGCCCTGACGGGGTCGGACGACGAGGTCAATTCGATGGCTTCGGAATTCCTGCGCCGGCGGAACTTCATCTACGATGCGGTAACGTCGATCGAAGGAATCACCTGCGCCAAGCCGAAAGGGGCGTTCTACATCTTTCCGAACCTGAGCGGATTCATTGGCAAAAAAGCGAAGGGAAAAACGCTGAGATCGGGAGATGATATCGCACAGTATTTGCTGGATGAAGAGCGCGTGGTGATCGTTCCGGGAAGCGGGTTCGGCGCAAAGAATTATGCGCGAATATCGTACGCCTGCTCGATGCAGGAATTGGAAAAAGCGGCGGTGCGGATGACGCGCGGGTTCAAAAGACTTAACGGGAATTGA
- a CDS encoding transposase — MTRTRYKIYNEQLPHFLTMTVVGWIPLFANPGIASILLESLRFVQKERDVILYAYVIMEHHLHLIASAPELGKTMKESKSYTARRIIDYLEEKKLLPLLEDLHRAKLAHKAKSEYQLWQEGNHPQEIYSEAMLIQKIEYIHTNPVRRGYVDEPKCWRYSSARNYEGMQGLLDVTMDWRN; from the coding sequence ATGACCCGCACCCGCTATAAAATCTACAACGAGCAGCTGCCCCATTTCCTGACGATGACGGTGGTTGGATGGATCCCATTGTTTGCAAATCCTGGAATCGCCTCCATTTTGCTTGAATCGCTCCGTTTTGTGCAAAAGGAACGCGACGTCATTTTATACGCCTATGTCATTATGGAGCACCATTTGCACCTTATTGCATCGGCGCCAGAACTGGGGAAGACAATGAAAGAGTCCAAGTCATACACGGCGAGAAGGATCATAGATTATTTAGAAGAGAAGAAATTGCTGCCATTATTGGAGGATCTGCATCGGGCAAAACTAGCCCATAAGGCGAAAAGCGAGTATCAACTGTGGCAAGAGGGAAATCATCCCCAAGAAATTTATAGCGAGGCAATGCTCATACAAAAGATTGAGTATATTCATACTAACCCGGTGCGGCGGGGATATGTTGATGAGCCGAAATGCTGGCGTTATTCCAGTGCGAGGAATTATGAAGGTATGCAGGGTCTGCTGGATGTAACAATGGATTGGAGAAATTAA
- the pckA gene encoding phosphoenolpyruvate carboxykinase (ATP) encodes MNNILDIKTPAQGEAAALKSDFGLDNHGLANLRMAYWNLPSEALYEEITFRREARISHLGPIIANTGKHTARSANDKFIVKEPTTENQIWWGQYNRPFSTDKFNDLYNRLQGFLQGRDVFVQDCYGGADPNYRMPIRIISEHAWHALFARNMFILPETNEEYRRHVPDFTVIAVPSFKGIPQIDGTATNTFIVLNFAQRLCIIGNTAYAGEIKKSIFTILNYLLPLQGVMAMHSSANIGKDGDAAIFFGLSGTGKTTLSADPKRSLIGDDEHGWSDEGVFNFEGGCYAKVIRLSPTAEPQIYATTKMFGTILENVVYDPVTRLIDLDDESITENTRASYPLGYIANAVPEKMGGHPKNIILLTCDASGVMPPIARLTANQAMYQFISGYTSKIAGTEVGLGKEPEMTFSTCFGAPFMVHHPSFYADLLKRKILKHGVTCWLVNTGWIGGPFGIGKRISIGHTRALLNAALSGELQKAKFVKDPIFGFEVPTTCDGVPANVLDPSGSWPSKEQYTQKYKQLASRFIENFKKFEDGCPKEVIDAGPKI; translated from the coding sequence ATGAACAACATCTTAGACATCAAAACACCAGCGCAAGGCGAAGCCGCCGCCTTAAAGAGCGACTTTGGGCTTGACAACCACGGCCTCGCAAATTTACGGATGGCATACTGGAATCTGCCGTCCGAGGCGTTGTATGAGGAGATCACCTTCCGGCGTGAGGCGAGAATTTCTCATCTCGGGCCGATCATTGCCAACACCGGAAAACATACTGCCCGTTCCGCCAACGATAAATTTATCGTCAAAGAGCCGACGACGGAGAATCAGATCTGGTGGGGACAATACAACCGTCCGTTCAGCACTGATAAATTCAACGATCTGTATAACCGGCTGCAGGGATTTTTACAGGGAAGAGACGTGTTCGTGCAGGATTGTTACGGCGGCGCCGACCCGAACTACCGGATGCCGATCCGCATCATCAGCGAGCATGCATGGCATGCCCTCTTCGCGCGGAATATGTTCATTCTCCCCGAGACGAACGAAGAATACCGGAGACACGTTCCCGATTTCACCGTTATCGCAGTCCCTTCCTTTAAGGGCATTCCGCAGATCGACGGCACGGCGACGAACACCTTTATCGTGCTGAACTTCGCGCAGCGCTTATGCATTATCGGCAACACGGCGTACGCCGGCGAGATCAAGAAGTCGATCTTCACCATCCTCAATTATCTCCTGCCGCTGCAGGGGGTGATGGCAATGCACAGCTCGGCGAACATCGGCAAGGACGGCGATGCGGCGATCTTCTTCGGTCTTTCCGGAACGGGGAAAACGACGCTCTCCGCCGACCCGAAACGAAGCCTGATCGGGGACGACGAGCATGGATGGAGCGACGAGGGAGTGTTCAACTTCGAAGGGGGATGCTACGCCAAGGTCATCCGGCTCTCGCCAACTGCCGAACCGCAGATCTACGCGACGACGAAGATGTTCGGGACGATCCTCGAGAACGTTGTGTACGACCCGGTGACGCGGCTGATCGACCTCGACGATGAATCGATCACGGAGAACACCCGCGCCTCCTACCCCCTCGGATATATTGCCAACGCCGTCCCCGAAAAAATGGGAGGGCATCCGAAGAACATCATTCTCCTTACCTGCGACGCCTCGGGCGTCATGCCGCCGATCGCGCGGCTGACGGCGAACCAGGCAATGTACCAGTTCATTTCCGGTTACACGTCAAAGATCGCCGGGACCGAGGTCGGCCTCGGAAAGGAGCCGGAGATGACGTTCAGCACCTGCTTCGGTGCGCCGTTCATGGTGCACCATCCGTCGTTTTACGCGGACCTGTTGAAGCGGAAGATCCTGAAGCACGGCGTCACCTGCTGGCTCGTCAACACGGGCTGGATCGGCGGACCGTTCGGCATCGGCAAGCGGATCAGCATCGGACACACGCGGGCGCTCCTCAACGCGGCCCTGTCCGGCGAACTGCAGAAGGCCAAGTTTGTCAAAGATCCGATCTTCGGCTTCGAAGTCCCGACGACCTGTGACGGCGTTCCTGCCAACGTGCTCGACCCGTCCGGTTCGTGGCCCAGCAAAGAACAATACACGCAGAAGTACAAACAGCTGGCATCGCGGTTCATCGAGAACTTCAAGAAGTTCGAGGATGGATGTCCGAAAGAAGTGATCGACGCCGGACCGAAGATCTAA
- a CDS encoding pyridoxal phosphate-dependent aminotransferase, translated as MSVSQLAKSIAESPTLKLNEEARVLREKGEAVVHLGAGEPKNKAPINAILSASAKLNAADIKYTPTDGIPSLKKAIIKYTEENYNRIVAPENVIVSAGAKQSVYNVLYSIVNPQDEVIILAPYWVSYPDMVKMVYGIPVIVTPEDGGFYPRFEEVVKAVSSYTKAIIINSPNNPSGVVYPEEFIAQIVEFCETKGIYVIMDDIYHKLVFDGKTVPVCFKYTKKDTESTHIIVINGVSKLYGMTGFRIGWAVANKELVGIMSNVQSQITSCTSVLLQAAAEGALTGLQSATESLRMTLENNRNVMMQELSSFKGVKCTKPNGTYYCLPDFRAYSNKSVDLSQLLLKKALVVTVPGKEFGMEGHLRLSYAGTIKEITDGVTRIKWALDPSSPNEIYIGDRKLVRDWL; from the coding sequence ATGAGCGTCAGTCAGCTTGCAAAATCAATCGCTGAGTCGCCGACGTTGAAGTTGAACGAAGAGGCGCGCGTGCTGCGTGAAAAAGGGGAAGCGGTCGTTCACCTGGGGGCCGGTGAGCCGAAGAACAAGGCTCCGATCAACGCGATCCTCAGCGCCTCCGCAAAGCTTAACGCGGCGGACATCAAGTACACACCGACCGACGGTATTCCGTCCCTTAAAAAGGCGATCATCAAGTACACCGAGGAGAACTACAACCGCATCGTGGCGCCGGAGAACGTCATCGTCTCCGCCGGAGCGAAGCAGTCGGTGTACAACGTCCTATATTCGATCGTCAATCCTCAGGACGAGGTCATCATTCTTGCGCCGTATTGGGTCAGCTATCCCGACATGGTGAAGATGGTGTACGGAATCCCGGTCATTGTCACGCCGGAGGACGGGGGATTCTATCCCCGCTTCGAGGAAGTGGTCAAAGCGGTCAGCTCATACACAAAAGCCATCATCATCAACAGCCCGAACAACCCGTCCGGGGTCGTCTATCCGGAAGAATTCATCGCGCAGATCGTCGAATTCTGCGAGACAAAGGGAATTTATGTGATCATGGACGACATCTATCACAAGCTGGTGTTCGACGGCAAGACGGTCCCCGTTTGTTTCAAGTACACGAAGAAAGACACGGAATCGACTCACATCATTGTCATCAACGGCGTGTCGAAACTCTACGGCATGACCGGCTTCAGGATCGGCTGGGCCGTTGCGAACAAAGAACTCGTCGGGATCATGTCGAACGTTCAAAGCCAGATCACATCGTGCACTTCGGTGCTGCTGCAGGCAGCGGCCGAGGGGGCATTGACCGGTCTCCAGAGCGCCACCGAGAGCCTCCGCATGACGCTGGAGAACAACCGCAATGTCATGATGCAGGAGCTGAGTTCCTTCAAGGGAGTGAAATGTACGAAACCGAACGGGACGTATTACTGCCTGCCGGATTTCCGCGCGTACTCCAATAAATCGGTCGACCTGTCGCAGCTTTTGCTGAAGAAAGCGCTCGTCGTCACGGTGCCCGGAAAAGAATTCGGCATGGAGGGACATCTTCGCCTCAGCTATGCAGGCACGATCAAAGAGATCACCGATGGCGTCACACGCATAAAATGGGCGCTCGACCCATCGTCACCCAATGAAATTTACATCGGCGACAGAAAACTTGTGAGGGACTGGCTATGA
- a CDS encoding choice-of-anchor D domain-containing protein — translation MRRAFFVGLISIVWYSLTWSWGGPTHIFINKSAMKHLPPSFPFFANNVDWISAHAVDPDNRKSSDPTEAPKHFIDIEDYPEFAPRTLSHNYDTLVAKHGLTFVTNTGVVPWSIIWSFDSLTESLKRGDSAAALQFAADLGHYVGDAHQPLHVTSNYDPNGVHSRYESTMLATYGYLSQVTVTPKHAHFIPVPIDTNFVFIMHGNGLVDSIIHGDTYAKGIDPTYKGSYYAALWSKVGAMTQNQIQDATADLACLWYTAAINAGIVPNAVIPLNPSLTNIAYGKVRVGNFKDTTITITNYGNDSLIVSNISVSGNSLSVTATSANIGPGQTFVDTLRFIPSAFGSAAARIVIASNAASSPDTIQVAGSGTTNALLNLAAHSISFGHIKIGQTKDTAIVVANNGTDTLKISGVVADTAVFTARPSNFALAPGASLSDTITFSPDSVGSVKGFFLISSNSGASPDTLHVDGIGESLTGVPGKQATIPDQFGLSQNYPNPFNPTTVISYQLPINSRVALKVYDILGREVATIVNEQKQAGTYQATFDASRLPSGVYIYRIQAGAFTAMKKLLLIK, via the coding sequence GTGCGCAGAGCTTTCTTTGTGGGGTTGATATCAATAGTCTGGTATTCATTGACATGGAGCTGGGGAGGTCCGACTCATATTTTCATCAACAAATCGGCGATGAAACACCTCCCGCCGTCGTTCCCCTTCTTCGCGAACAATGTGGACTGGATCAGCGCTCACGCGGTCGATCCGGACAACAGAAAGAGCAGCGACCCGACCGAGGCGCCCAAGCATTTTATCGACATCGAAGACTATCCCGAATTCGCCCCCCGGACGCTTTCGCATAATTACGACACGCTCGTGGCGAAACACGGGCTGACGTTTGTCACGAATACCGGGGTCGTTCCCTGGTCGATCATCTGGTCGTTCGATTCGCTGACCGAATCGCTCAAGCGGGGGGATTCCGCCGCCGCGCTGCAATTCGCCGCCGACCTCGGCCATTACGTAGGCGATGCGCATCAACCGCTCCACGTGACGTCCAACTATGACCCCAACGGAGTTCACAGCAGGTACGAATCGACGATGCTTGCAACCTACGGCTATTTAAGCCAGGTCACCGTCACCCCGAAACACGCGCATTTCATCCCTGTTCCGATCGATACAAATTTCGTTTTCATTATGCACGGCAACGGTCTCGTTGATTCCATCATTCACGGAGACACGTATGCAAAAGGGATCGATCCGACATACAAGGGCTCCTATTATGCCGCATTGTGGTCGAAAGTCGGTGCGATGACCCAGAACCAGATCCAGGACGCGACGGCGGACCTGGCATGTCTCTGGTATACTGCCGCGATCAACGCCGGAATCGTTCCCAACGCGGTCATCCCCCTGAACCCGTCGCTGACGAATATCGCGTACGGCAAAGTAAGGGTTGGAAATTTCAAAGATACGACGATCACGATCACGAACTATGGCAACGACTCCCTCATTGTTTCGAATATCTCTGTTTCGGGGAATTCCCTCTCCGTGACGGCGACATCGGCGAACATCGGACCGGGACAGACGTTCGTCGACACGCTCCGGTTTATCCCGTCGGCATTCGGCAGTGCTGCCGCACGGATCGTTATCGCCAGCAATGCGGCATCGTCCCCCGACACGATTCAGGTAGCGGGGAGCGGAACGACCAATGCGCTGCTGAACCTGGCGGCACATTCCATATCATTCGGGCATATAAAGATCGGTCAGACGAAAGATACCGCGATCGTAGTTGCGAACAATGGGACCGACACACTGAAAATTTCGGGCGTGGTCGCTGATACGGCAGTGTTTACGGCTCGGCCTTCGAATTTCGCCCTGGCGCCCGGAGCCTCGCTGTCCGATACGATCACTTTTTCGCCCGACTCCGTCGGCAGCGTCAAAGGATTCTTTCTCATCTCGAGCAATTCGGGGGCGTCTCCCGATACGCTGCACGTCGACGGTATCGGCGAATCTTTGACCGGTGTTCCCGGCAAACAGGCGACCATCCCGGATCAATTCGGTCTGAGCCAGAATTATCCGAACCCGTTCAATCCTACGACAGTCATCAGTTATCAGTTACCAATAAACAGTCGCGTTGCGCTGAAGGTATACGATATTCTCGGCAGAGAGGTCGCAACGATCGTGAACGAACAAAAGCAGGCTGGAACGTACCAAGCAACGTTTGATGCTTCGAGATTGCCGAGCGGAGTGTACATCTATAGGATCCAGGCCGGGGCGTTTACGGCAATGAAGAAACTCTTGCTCATCAAATAA
- a CDS encoding prephenate dehydrogenase yields MRVSIIGLGVVGGSLGIAIKQSNSGVTVTGFDSPEVLRRAKRRKAVDLSAASVRSAVSDADIVFLCTPVDSIIRILPAVSRSIAPNAIVTDVGSVKGVIQSYAQKYFSSRGVFVGGHPMAGSEGSGIEYADGLLFQNAVYVLCPLPGTGKKIQPLFSLLKSIGARVVTMNAREHDRVAAVISHLPQLVAVGLMDNAARENKRDPAILRLAAGGFRDMTRIASSPFGMWKEILSNNRSEAGRAVAEFEKLLKQIRKELSQRTLSEVGKKFVRAKSFRDAIPKNSKGFLHSLHDLFVWVDDKPGMLARVAAALSGAGININDIELLKVREGQGGTFRLAFDSAETSRMAARVLRKKGFRVVAN; encoded by the coding sequence ATGCGTGTTTCTATCATCGGTCTTGGTGTTGTCGGCGGTTCGCTGGGCATCGCGATCAAACAGAGTAACTCCGGCGTCACGGTAACCGGGTTCGATTCACCCGAGGTGCTCCGACGCGCGAAGAGACGGAAGGCGGTCGATCTCTCCGCTGCATCGGTCCGGAGCGCCGTCTCGGATGCCGATATTGTTTTCTTATGCACGCCGGTCGATTCGATCATAAGAATTTTACCTGCGGTCTCACGCAGTATTGCTCCCAATGCGATCGTCACGGACGTCGGCAGCGTGAAGGGAGTTATTCAATCGTACGCCCAAAAATATTTTTCGTCGAGGGGAGTATTTGTGGGAGGACATCCGATGGCCGGTTCCGAAGGGAGCGGCATCGAATACGCCGACGGCCTCCTTTTTCAGAATGCCGTTTATGTCCTTTGCCCTCTCCCCGGAACGGGGAAGAAGATCCAGCCGTTGTTCTCCTTGTTGAAGTCCATCGGTGCGCGTGTCGTGACGATGAACGCGCGGGAACACGACCGTGTTGCGGCAGTCATCAGCCATCTTCCGCAGCTGGTCGCGGTCGGATTGATGGACAATGCGGCCCGCGAGAATAAACGGGACCCGGCCATCCTCAGGCTTGCAGCGGGCGGATTCAGGGATATGACCCGGATCGCATCGAGTCCTTTCGGGATGTGGAAAGAGATCCTGTCGAACAACAGGAGCGAGGCAGGGCGGGCAGTGGCGGAATTTGAAAAACTGCTCAAACAGATCCGGAAAGAACTCTCCCAACGTACGCTTTCGGAGGTGGGGAAGAAATTCGTCCGCGCAAAATCGTTCCGGGATGCAATTCCGAAGAATTCAAAAGGTTTCCTGCATTCGCTCCATGATCTCTTTGTTTGGGTCGACGATAAGCCCGGAATGCTGGCGCGGGTAGCTGCGGCTCTGTCTGGCGCCGGCATCAACATCAACGACATCGAACTTTTGAAAGTGCGGGAAGGCCAAGGGGGCACATTCCGCCTGGCGTTCGATTCCGCAGAAACCTCCCGCATGGCCGCACGAGTTCTCCGGAAGAAAGGCTTCAGAGTTGTCGCCAATTAA